The genomic stretch AGATATTGGTCCGACCACAAGCCGGCCGCGGCGCACCATCGCCGGCAAGCCGTCCCTCCGACAATCGGTGGCGTCAGGACGCGTCGGACGGACCTGCCTCGCCGATTGACGCCGGCTCCCCGCCGACATCGATTGCGAAGCCGTCGATGGGAAAGCCGTACAGCGTAAACTGCGAAAGGCCCAGCGCCGCGCGCAGGGTGGCGTTGACAAGATGGCACTGCAGGAGAGCGACGTCGAGATCGCGCTCGCTGTCGCTGCGCGCGATAAGCGCGTCATAATAATCTTCTTCCGCATTCAGGAGATCGGTCAGATTGCGGGTTCCCAGATCGAAATACTGGCTTCTGTAAAGCGTTCTGGTTTCGTCAAGAAGCCGGGTCTGCGTCCCGGAGGACGCAATCAGTTCGCGCGCATTGGCCATCTCGGTCCCGGCATCGAGCGCTTCCAGCGTCGCCTTTCTGCGCATCGTGTCGAGACTGGCCTCGGCGGCCGCCACGGCCTCTTCTGCGGCCTGACGAGCCGCCTCGATGGCGCCGCCCTGAAACAGTGTCGGCAGGACATTGAAGTTCACCCCGACGCGAAACCCTTCATCATAGAGCGGCTGGCGACCGTAGGCCTCGGCGGCAATTCCGGGCAGGCGCGCCTTCCGGGCATCCTCATAGTCAAGCGTTGCCTGCGCGACCTTCAGGTTCGCCAGCGCTATGTCGGGCAGGCTGCCAGCAATCGTCGTCGACGGCGTGCAGGTCCCGAGCGCGTCCAGCAGTTCGGACTTCAGGCTCACCGCGGCAGGCCCGGCATATTCACGAAGCTGGTTGGCCGCCCTGTCGCGCTCCGACTTCATCTCGAGAAGGTCGTGGCGGGCCTGCTCGACGCTGTTGGCCGCCGCCAGCACGTCCGACTGGGTGGTCGCGCCTGCCGTCGCGCGCTGCCCGATGAGATCGTTCAACGCGCTCAGGCGCTTCACCCTTTCCTCGCCGATAGCGACATTGTCGCGGTAGCGGCTGAATTCGGCATAGGCTTCAAGAACATCCATCAGGACGGCGTCAGCGTCGCTCTGAAACTGCAGAACGGCCTCCTGCGCCGCGATATCGGCGCGTGCGACCTTGCGGTCGGTCCTGCCAAAATCGAACAGCATCTGGTTTGCCGACAGGACAAAGGACGGACCGTCGGCATCGCCAACGCCGCCCGTGACGCCGCCGCTGACCATCGGCAAATAACCGCCCTTGGCCACCTTGATATTGCCCGTCGCCTCGCGGATGGTCGCCGCGCGTTCCAGCATCTGCGGGCTTTGGTAGAGCGCAACCCTTACCAGCCCGTCAAGGCTCTGACCCGCAGCGGCTATATCCGCAGGCTGCTCCACCTCCGGCCGCTCCTCCCGGATCGCGCCGGTTCTGTCTTCAAACGAGACCGATGGCCGTCCGCTTCCGGCTGTCGAGCAGCCTGCAAGGGCGGTCGACAGACCCAGAAGAAGCGCGAACGACAACATCTGTGCGGCGGTCGCCGCACAGTGCCTATTCCGATTTTTCACTGCATTTCCACATCATGATGCGCTGAGGCGTTCCTCAAGGCATATGTCTCACATCTGCGATTTTGCCCCCGAGCGGAACACAGGCACAGATTGCTGCGGGAAAGCGACGAATCATTACCTATGGTAACATAGGCGGAAAAATACAACCCTACAACTCAGTTGCGGCTGACCATCAGTTCGCGGCATTGCGGCCTGCGCCAGACGGTCTCGTCAACCTGCTGTGCATTGCCGAACAGAACCTTGTACTGGCAGACGAGTTCGCCATCGTCAGCCGTCACGAATTTGAGGTTGTAATCCCAGGTCGCCTTGTTGCCGCGACGCGTTACCTTGATCGGTTCGCCCAGAAGCGCGGCGACCTTGTCCTGGCCGACGCCGATCTCCACCTGGCGGACGAGATCGACGGTTACCGGCTTGCCGTTCCGCACGAAATAGGCGTCAAGCTCCGTCAGAGACGGCGCCACGCTTTCGAACCGCATCTTCGGATTGTGCACGTCCAGCATTCCGGCGAACGCGGCGCCCGAGGTGATGAGGCCGGCCAGCGCCGCGGTGGAAATCGTCTTCAGCATTTCAGTCTCCTTTTGGGTTTTGGATTGATGTCGAGGCCTTCCCGCAGGCGGGTGGTCAGCGCTCGCGCAGGGCTTCCCGGCCCCGGTTGAGGGGTTTGACGAGATAGTCCCAGATGGTCTTCTCGCCTGTTCTGATATCGACGGTGGCGATCATGCCGGGCGTTATCGGAAAGCGCTTGCCGGAAGCGTTCTCGAGCGCGTCCGAGGCCGTGCGGATATAGACGCGATAGTAGAGATTTTCCGGATTGATCTCGTCGCGGATCGTGTCGGGCGAAATGCTCTCGACCGTGCCTTCGAGCCCGCCATAGACCGAATAGTCATAGGCTGTGATCTTCACCAGAGCCTCTTGTCCCGGATGAATGAAGGCAATGTCGCGCGGGGAAATACGGGCTTCGATCAGCAACTGGTCATTGAGCGGCACGATGGTCATGACCGCGCCGTTCGGAGACACGACGCCGCCGATCGTCGTCACCGCAACGTCCTTGATGATCCCGTGAACCGGCGAAAGGATCGTCGTGTGATCGATCGTGTCCTCAAGCCCGTGGAGCGTCGACAGAAGGGACTGGACCTCAGCCTGCGCCTCGGCCAGCTTCTCGCCGCTTTCGATGACGTATCTGGCGCGCAGGTCGTCCATCTTCAGCTTGATATCGCCGCGATCGCGCTTCAGCCTGATCAGTTCGACCTTGCTCGCCGCCCCCGTCTCCACCAGAGGCGCCGTCAGCCTGAGCTGCTCGTCGATCAGCGCCATGTCCGCTTCCATATCGGCGAGCGATTCACGGAAGCTGCCCTGACGCGCGACAAACAAGGCTTCCTCGGAAGCCCTGAGTTCTGGATAGCCATCCAGCGCCTCGGGAAAGTGCACGGCTTCTGCGCCGGTCACTTCGGCCTGAAGGCGCGCGGCCTGCGCGAGCGAGGCCCGATAGCGCGCCGCGGTCTCGTCGTATTCGGCCTGGGCGCGGGTCGGATCGAGCCGCGCGAGCACCTGCCCCTTGTCGACGATGTCGCCGGCACTGACATCGAGTTCGGCGAGGATGCCGCCGTCGAAGGACTGGATCATCTGTTCGTGCGAAAGCGGCACGACCGTTCCCGGCCCGGAGGACACTTCCTCGACCGAAAAAACATAGGCCCAGGCGAAGAAGGCGCCGAGGACGAGCGTCAGCACAAGCACGATCCGGCTCGCGCCGCTGGCGCTCATCTCATCGCCGGATATCAGATCATCATAAGCGCTCGAGGTCACTTCGCGCCCTCCCTGCGCCTGGTTGCAGCGGTCGCCTCGCCCTTGCGCAGGCGCGCGAGGATGTTGTCGCGCGCGCCGTCCATGATGATCCGGCCGTTGGACACCACGATCAACCGGTCCACGAGGGTGAGAACCGACGGCTTGTGCGTCGCGACGAGCAGCGTGGTGCCCGCGCCGAGTGCGCCAAGGGCCGCGAGCACCTTCTGCTCGGCCGTCTCATCAAGCGCCGAGGTGGGCTCGTCGAGGAGGACCACGGACGGTTCGCGCAACAGCAGACGCGAAAGAATGATGGCCTGACGCTGGCCGCCGGAAAGGCCGATGCCGCCCTCCTGTATCTGCCGATCGAGGCCCTCGGGCGTGGCGCGAACAAATTCCCAGGCGCCAGTGCGTTCGAGGGCCTCAATCAGTTCCTCGTCGCGAGCACTGGGCGCGCCGAGGCATAGGTTTTCGCGGATCGTGCCGTAAAACAGCCGCGCATTCTGGCCGGCAAGACCAATGTGACGACGAAGGTCAGCGGGATCGACATGGCTGATATTGACGCCATCGACCAGCACGGTGCCCGAGCGCGGCTCCATCAGCCCCGAAAGGCCCTGCAGCAGGGTCGATTTGCCGGCGCCGTTGCGTCCGATGATGCCGATCTTCGAACCTGCCGCGATCTTCAGTTCGTCGATGGTCAGAACCGGCTCCTTCTCGTAGGCAAAGACCGCATTCTTGAAGTGGAAGTCGCCCTCGATAACCGGCTTGTGAATGCGCTTTGCATTCTCGGGATGATCGACCGGCAGCATCATGATCTTGTCGAGGCTTTCGCCGGCGATCTTGGCCTGCTGCCAGCGATTGAGAATCTGAGTCACGCTTGCAAGCGGGGCCAGCATGCGCGTCGACAGCATGGCGGCGGCAACCAGCGCGCCCGTCGTCATGTCGCCGAACATCACCGCCGGCGCGCCGGCCGCGACAACGGCGATATAGACCATGCCCTGAACGGTTTGCGTCCAGTTGCCGAGCGTGCCGACGAGGTCGCGCAGCTTCATGCCGCTGTCGGCGTTGACCGCATTGTAGTGGTTCCAGTGGTTCTGGAACCGGTCCTCGGCCTGCAAGAGCTTGATATCGTCAAGCCCCTGGACGGCCTCGACCAGCATGGCGTTGCGCAGCGCGGATTCGCGCATATTGGCCTTGGCAAGCCGGTGCAGCTTCTTTTGAGACAGGATGCCGGGCGCAATCAGAAGCACGACGGCCACGGCCGGCACCCAGACCAGATTGCCGGCGACCCACCAGAAGATCACGCAGAACAGAAGAAAGAAGGGAATGTCCGCAATCGCCGAAATCGCCGACGAGGTCATCATCTCGCGCACGTGCTCCAGCTCGCGAAGCTGGGCGATAAAGGTGCCGGTTGCCTGCGGACGGGCCGTGTTCTTGACCCTCAGCGCATGGCCGAACACCTTGTCGGAGATGCGTAGGTCGGCGCGCTTGCCCAGAACATCGGTGATCTTCATGCGCATCTGGCGCATCACGAAAGCGAATATGACAGCGATAAGCGCGCCGCCGCCGAGCACGAACAGCGTCGGATAGGATTGCGCGGGCACCACCCGGTCATAGACCTGCATGGAGAAGATGACGCTGGCGAGCGCAAGGACATTGGCCGCAAGCGACGCCAGCATGATCGAGACATAGGGCCTGAGATCGGACAGAACGATCGAACGCAGCCAGTGCTTGCTGTAAGGTTCGATATAGGCGTCGATCCGTCCGTCCGGCATGCCGCCGGCCGGCCGGATGACCGCAACGAGTTCGATGCGATCTGCAAGCGCACCGATTGCGGTATCGGAGGCAAGACCGCCATCGCCCGAAAAG from Martelella sp. AD-3 encodes the following:
- a CDS encoding TolC family protein; the protein is MKNRNRHCAATAAQMLSFALLLGLSTALAGCSTAGSGRPSVSFEDRTGAIREERPEVEQPADIAAAGQSLDGLVRVALYQSPQMLERAATIREATGNIKVAKGGYLPMVSGGVTGGVGDADGPSFVLSANQMLFDFGRTDRKVARADIAAQEAVLQFQSDADAVLMDVLEAYAEFSRYRDNVAIGEERVKRLSALNDLIGQRATAGATTQSDVLAAANSVEQARHDLLEMKSERDRAANQLREYAGPAAVSLKSELLDALGTCTPSTTIAGSLPDIALANLKVAQATLDYEDARKARLPGIAAEAYGRQPLYDEGFRVGVNFNVLPTLFQGGAIEAARQAAEEAVAAAEASLDTMRRKATLEALDAGTEMANARELIASSGTQTRLLDETRTLYRSQYFDLGTRNLTDLLNAEEDYYDALIARSDSERDLDVALLQCHLVNATLRAALGLSQFTLYGFPIDGFAIDVGGEPASIGEAGPSDAS
- the bamE gene encoding outer membrane protein assembly factor BamE — protein: MLKTISTAALAGLITSGAAFAGMLDVHNPKMRFESVAPSLTELDAYFVRNGKPVTVDLVRQVEIGVGQDKVAALLGEPIKVTRRGNKATWDYNLKFVTADDGELVCQYKVLFGNAQQVDETVWRRPQCRELMVSRN
- a CDS encoding HlyD family type I secretion periplasmic adaptor subunit yields the protein MTSSAYDDLISGDEMSASGASRIVLVLTLVLGAFFAWAYVFSVEEVSSGPGTVVPLSHEQMIQSFDGGILAELDVSAGDIVDKGQVLARLDPTRAQAEYDETAARYRASLAQAARLQAEVTGAEAVHFPEALDGYPELRASEEALFVARQGSFRESLADMEADMALIDEQLRLTAPLVETGAASKVELIRLKRDRGDIKLKMDDLRARYVIESGEKLAEAQAEVQSLLSTLHGLEDTIDHTTILSPVHGIIKDVAVTTIGGVVSPNGAVMTIVPLNDQLLIEARISPRDIAFIHPGQEALVKITAYDYSVYGGLEGTVESISPDTIRDEINPENLYYRVYIRTASDALENASGKRFPITPGMIATVDIRTGEKTIWDYLVKPLNRGREALRER
- a CDS encoding type I secretion system permease/ATPase, whose translation is MNIHINKDRDQGGEAELEAGAVSARWIEALLTVAAHYRIDCSPEQLRLADAWDGHGDRKGRFGRLARQAGMAVRFIDTDIRKITQMRLPVILVFRDGQVAVAGKRNGEHFALTFSGDGGLASDTAIGALADRIELVAVIRPAGGMPDGRIDAYIEPYSKHWLRSIVLSDLRPYVSIMLASLAANVLALASVIFSMQVYDRVVPAQSYPTLFVLGGGALIAVIFAFVMRQMRMKITDVLGKRADLRISDKVFGHALRVKNTARPQATGTFIAQLRELEHVREMMTSSAISAIADIPFFLLFCVIFWWVAGNLVWVPAVAVVLLIAPGILSQKKLHRLAKANMRESALRNAMLVEAVQGLDDIKLLQAEDRFQNHWNHYNAVNADSGMKLRDLVGTLGNWTQTVQGMVYIAVVAAGAPAVMFGDMTTGALVAAAMLSTRMLAPLASVTQILNRWQQAKIAGESLDKIMMLPVDHPENAKRIHKPVIEGDFHFKNAVFAYEKEPVLTIDELKIAAGSKIGIIGRNGAGKSTLLQGLSGLMEPRSGTVLVDGVNISHVDPADLRRHIGLAGQNARLFYGTIRENLCLGAPSARDEELIEALERTGAWEFVRATPEGLDRQIQEGGIGLSGGQRQAIILSRLLLREPSVVLLDEPTSALDETAEQKVLAALGALGAGTTLLVATHKPSVLTLVDRLIVVSNGRIIMDGARDNILARLRKGEATAATRRREGAK